A window of the Streptomyces sp. NBC_00454 genome harbors these coding sequences:
- the hisS gene encoding histidine--tRNA ligase — MATFQAPKGTYDLIPPVSVKYLAVREAISAPLRNSGYGYIETPGFEDVGLFARGVGESTDIVSKEMYAFETKGGDQLALRPEGTASVLRAALEASLHKKGNLPVKLWYSGSYYRYEKPQKGRYRHFSQVGAEAIGAEDPALDAELIILADQAYRSLGLRNFRILLNSLGDKECRPVYREALQAFLSGLDLDEETVRRAEINPLRVLDDKRTDVQKQLVGAPMLRDYLCDACKAYHEEVRALVTAAGVVFEDDEKLVRGLDYYTRTTFEFVHDGLGSQSAVGGGGRYDGLSEMIGGPALPSVGWALGVDRTVLALEAEGIELDIPAATSVFAVALGGAKPVLFGLVTELRRAGVAADMSYGGKGLKGAMKDANRSGARFAVVAGDRDLEEGVVQLKDMESGEQSPVAVADLVDTVRAKLA; from the coding sequence GTGGCTACTTTTCAGGCCCCCAAGGGCACGTACGACCTGATCCCGCCGGTCTCCGTGAAGTACCTGGCGGTACGCGAGGCCATCTCGGCCCCGCTGCGCAACTCCGGCTACGGCTACATCGAGACCCCCGGCTTCGAGGACGTGGGCCTCTTCGCCCGCGGTGTCGGCGAGTCCACCGACATCGTCTCCAAGGAGATGTACGCCTTCGAGACCAAGGGCGGTGACCAGCTGGCGCTGCGTCCCGAGGGCACGGCCTCCGTGCTGCGCGCGGCGCTGGAGGCGAGCCTGCACAAGAAGGGCAACCTGCCGGTCAAGCTCTGGTACTCGGGCTCGTACTACCGTTACGAGAAGCCGCAGAAGGGGCGCTACCGCCACTTCTCGCAGGTCGGTGCCGAGGCCATCGGAGCCGAGGACCCGGCGCTGGACGCCGAGCTGATCATCCTGGCCGACCAGGCGTACCGCTCGCTGGGCCTGCGCAACTTCCGGATCCTGCTGAACTCGCTGGGCGACAAGGAGTGCCGCCCGGTGTACCGGGAAGCGCTCCAGGCCTTCCTGAGCGGACTGGACCTCGACGAGGAGACCGTCCGCCGGGCCGAGATCAACCCGCTGCGCGTCCTCGACGACAAGCGGACCGACGTACAGAAGCAGCTGGTCGGCGCCCCGATGCTGCGCGACTACCTCTGCGACGCGTGCAAGGCGTACCACGAGGAGGTCCGGGCGCTGGTGACGGCGGCCGGGGTCGTCTTCGAGGACGACGAGAAGCTGGTCCGCGGCCTGGACTACTACACGCGGACCACCTTCGAGTTCGTCCACGACGGTCTGGGCTCGCAGTCCGCGGTCGGCGGCGGCGGCCGCTACGACGGCCTCTCCGAGATGATCGGCGGACCGGCACTGCCTTCGGTCGGCTGGGCGCTCGGCGTGGACCGTACGGTGCTGGCGCTCGAAGCCGAGGGCATCGAGCTGGACATCCCCGCCGCGACCTCCGTCTTCGCGGTGGCGCTGGGCGGGGCGAAGCCGGTGCTGTTCGGTCTGGTCACCGAGCTCCGGCGGGCCGGTGTGGCGGCGGACATGTCCTACGGGGGCAAGGGCCTCAAGGGTGCGATGAAGGACGCGAACCGCAGCGGGGCGCGGTTCGCGGTGGTCGCGGGCGACCGTGACCTGGAGGAGGGCGTGGTCCAGCTGAAGGACATGGAGTCCGGGGAGCAGAGCCCGGTGGCCGTGGCCGATCTCGTGGACACGGTCCGCGCGAAGCTGGCCTGA
- a CDS encoding MBL fold metallo-hydrolase, producing MLIAGFPAGAWGTNCYVVAPAAGEECVIIDPGHQATRGVEETLKKHRLKPVAVVLTHGHIDHVASVVPVCGAHDVPAWIHPADRFMMSDPEKALGRSLGAQLMGELTVGEPSEVRELTDGAKLALAGMELTVSHAPGHTPGSVTFGTPEAADIPPLLFSGDLLFAGSIGRTDFPGGSHADMLESLARVCLPLDDSTVVLPGHNEHTTIGRERATNPYLRQVAAGLGDGFTSPRRGM from the coding sequence GTGCTGATTGCCGGGTTCCCCGCCGGGGCCTGGGGGACCAACTGTTACGTGGTCGCCCCCGCCGCCGGTGAGGAGTGCGTCATCATCGACCCCGGCCACCAGGCCACCCGGGGCGTCGAGGAGACGCTGAAGAAGCATCGGCTCAAGCCCGTCGCGGTCGTCCTGACCCACGGCCACATCGATCATGTGGCCTCCGTGGTCCCGGTGTGCGGAGCACACGACGTACCGGCATGGATCCACCCCGCGGACCGCTTCATGATGAGCGACCCGGAGAAGGCCCTGGGCCGCTCCCTGGGAGCGCAGCTCATGGGCGAGCTCACGGTGGGGGAGCCCTCCGAGGTCAGGGAGCTCACCGACGGCGCGAAGCTCGCCCTGGCGGGCATGGAGCTCACCGTCTCGCACGCCCCCGGCCATACACCGGGGTCGGTGACCTTCGGGACGCCCGAGGCCGCGGACATCCCTCCGCTGCTGTTCTCGGGCGACCTGCTCTTCGCCGGCTCCATCGGACGCACCGACTTCCCCGGCGGCAGCCACGCCGACATGCTCGAGTCGCTGGCCCGCGTGTGCCTGCCGCTCGACGACTCGACCGTGGTGCTGCCCGGACACAACGAGCACACGACCATTGGCCGTGAGCGCGCCACCAACCCGTACCTGCGGCAGGTGGCCGCCGGCCTCGGAGACGGTTTCACGTCTCCACGACGAGGAATGTGA
- a CDS encoding peptidylprolyl isomerase, with translation MVTSDQRRRQLAREKYERQQKRRADARRKTRQRMAVVGAVVAVVVATLVGLVVGGVFDKDKKNEAADPAANPSASPTPQQSPSPAMAIDAKAKYTFDLKTSAGDVKFEMDAAKTPQTVNSFKSLADKNFFDNTKCHRLTTNGIFVLQCGDPQGTGMGGPGYTIADENLDSLGKANDQGQVVYPAGTVAMANTGQPGSGGSQFFLVYKDSPLAPSYTPFGKIDAAGLKVLEEVAKAGTADGGADGAPKTPVTIEKATVTQN, from the coding sequence GTGGTCACGAGCGATCAGCGGCGGCGCCAGCTCGCCAGGGAGAAGTACGAACGCCAGCAGAAGCGGCGTGCCGATGCACGGCGCAAGACGCGCCAGCGCATGGCCGTGGTCGGGGCGGTGGTGGCCGTGGTCGTAGCCACGCTGGTCGGCCTCGTGGTCGGCGGCGTCTTCGACAAGGACAAGAAGAACGAGGCGGCCGATCCGGCCGCGAACCCGTCGGCCTCGCCGACGCCGCAGCAGTCCCCCTCGCCGGCGATGGCGATCGACGCCAAGGCGAAGTACACCTTCGACCTGAAGACCAGCGCGGGCGACGTCAAGTTCGAGATGGACGCGGCGAAGACCCCGCAGACGGTCAACTCGTTCAAGTCGCTCGCCGACAAGAACTTCTTCGACAACACCAAGTGCCACCGCCTGACGACGAACGGGATCTTCGTCCTGCAGTGCGGCGACCCCCAGGGCACCGGCATGGGCGGCCCCGGCTACACCATCGCGGACGAGAACCTCGACTCGCTGGGCAAGGCCAACGACCAGGGCCAGGTGGTCTACCCGGCGGGCACGGTGGCGATGGCCAACACGGGTCAGCCCGGCTCGGGCGGCAGCCAGTTCTTCCTGGTCTACAAGGACAGCCCGCTGGCCCCCTCGTACACCCCCTTCGGCAAGATCGACGCGGCCGGTCTGAAGGTGCTCGAAGAGGTGGCCAAGGCCGGTACGGCCGACGGCGGCGCGGACGGCGCGCCGAAGACCCCGGTGACCATCGAGAAGGCCACCGTCACCCAGAACTGA